A stretch of Acropora muricata isolate sample 2 chromosome 7, ASM3666990v1, whole genome shotgun sequence DNA encodes these proteins:
- the LOC136921517 gene encoding 52 kDa repressor of the inhibitor of the protein kinase-like, translating to MMDCCRELYSFFDNSPKRQSFMEIVIDAHSPDNKKLKLKNLCKTRWVERHATFETIFDLYEFIVITLDQICEPTDDDRYYPNGEIWSWDPKTKTLANGLRHTMKNFGHIFNFLCAKEILEPMRPIVTSLQGRLIDVYFGYKKIEDVTNHYSGIRADIDAWFARMYTKVLSLAELVQSTEERPRACNRQQNRDNTPAETVPSYWKRSVAIPLLDTVCAGLQSRFSEEKRAHFELCALIPAVLTVKTSEEISELAKVLQAKWEHLLPVSSALESELFRWKGYCQHKALGDVSVTGLLSSHADNLFFPNIRELLKILAVLPIGSTEAERSFSCVRRIHTWLRSRMTTDRLSDLAVIAMHCHSIHIDRDKVYNKYMAIHPRRMMSASLLHD from the coding sequence ATGATGGATTGCTGTCGAGAACTGTATAGCTTCTTTGACAATTCCCCGAAGCGACAGAGCTTCATGGAGATAGTCATTGATGCCCATTCCCCTGACAACAAGAAGCTGAAGTTGAAAAACCTATGCAAAACGAGATGGGTCGAGCGACATGCAACGTTCGAAACGATCTTTGATCTATATGAGTTTATTGTCATCACCCTAGATCAGATCTGTGAGCCAACAGATGACGACCGATACTATCCTAATGGTGAAATCTGGAGCTGGGATCCAAAAACCAAAACACTTGCTAATGGGCTGCGCCATACGATGAAGAACTTTGGTCACATCTTCAACTTCTTGTGTGCCAAGGAGATACTAGAGCCAATGAGGCCAATAGTCACATCCCTACAAGGTCGTCTCATTGACGTCTACTTTGGTTACAAGAAGATCGAAGATGTCACCAACCACTACAGCGGCATTCGTGCTGATATCGATGCCTGGTTTGCAAGAATGTACACGAAGGTCTTAAGTCTTGCTGAGCTGGTCCAATCTACGGAGGAGCGTCCGCGCGCGTGTAACAGACAGCAAAACCGGGACAACACCCCAGCAGAGACAGTGCCAAGTTACTGGAAACGGTCCGTAGCAATACCACTGCTTGACACAGTCTGTGCAGGGCTACAATCCCGCTTTAGCGAAGAGAAGCGAGCACACTTCGAGCTTTGCGCACTTATCCCTGCAGTTCTCACTGTCAAGACATCCGAGGAAATATCAGAGTTAGCAAAAGTACTTCAAGCAAAGTGGGAACACTTGCTCCCCGTCTCGTCCGCCCTTGAAAGCGAACTATTTCGATGGAAAGGCTACTGCCAGCATAAGGCACTGGGCGACGTGTCTGTGACCGGCCTTCTGTCAAGCCATGCagataatttgttttttccCAACATAAGAGAGCTACTGAAGATTCTAGCTGTATTACCGATAGGCAGCACAGAGGCGGAGAGGTCGTTCTCTTGTGTGAGAAGAATCCACACGTGGTTAAGGAGCAGGATGACCACCGACAGGCTGTCGGATCTAGCCGTGATTGCCATGCATTGCCACAGTATCCATATCGATCGGGACAAAGTATACAACAAGTACATGGCAATCCACCCAAGGCGCATGATGTCAGCTTCTCTGCTCCATGATTGA